Proteins from a genomic interval of Debaryomyces hansenii CBS767 chromosome E complete sequence:
- a CDS encoding DEHA2E00594p (similar to uniprot|P15365 Saccharomyces cerevisiae YJR152W DAL5 Allantoin permease) yields the protein MISFKVSKNNSNSSSSIYSAAISHLEEGKMKGLVEHVETVETGPHGKGKLHLRDGDNIDEERVDKDILAYMEDSAIEIDDTTNKRLRSMINKRILPCMIVTYFLQALDKGTLSFASIMGIREDAGLVGQQYSWLTTCTYLAVLFWEWPTNWIIQKLPIAKYLAFNIIAWGIVLSCHALGKNFAILVVVRTLLGFFECCCQPCFILMSAMWYKRSEQASIIALWYMMNGGQQIVGGLLSYCFSLIDGAALRNWEILFLTYGCITVVWGVFVLWWTPDSPMKAKCFSETDKKLMVERVRSNQTGIQNKEFKKYQLYEALSDPQTYCYFFIQFLTSLPTSGLGAFANIIISSFGFSVLQTQLLAMVLGAYLIVLLLSSAWLSSRFNQNILFMICYVVPSIIGTVVLMTVTYTGMDTDSYEYKLRRGVLLFCYYLTLSFWGVANLGLSLLSRNIAGQTKKSFCTALNFVGWAVGNCVGPQVFRDQDSPRYLTAFATHMGCYAALIILLLCMRLWLMKENFRKDKLIERGEAVADSKLKHAFEDLTDMENVNFRYAY from the coding sequence ATGATATCATTTAAAGTATCAAAAAACAACAGCAATAGCAGTTCCAGTATATATTCGGCTGCGATTTCACATTTGGAAGAAGGTAAGATGAAAGGTTTAGTTGAGCATGTGGAGACAGTCGAAACTGGTCCACACGGAAAGGGAAAATTGCATTTGCGGGATGGTGATAACatagatgaagaaagagTTGATAAAGATATCCTAGCCTACATGGAAGATAGtgctattgaaattgatgatacAACCAACAAAAGGTTAAGAAGTATGATAAATAAGAGAATATTACCATGCATGATCGTTACTTATTTTTTGCAGGCATTAGATAAAGGTACACTTTCTTTTGCATCTATAATGGGTATAAGAGAGGATGCCGGATTGGTAGGTCAACAATACTCGTGGTTAACAACTTGTACTTACTTGGCTGTATTATTTTGGGAATGGCCAACAAATTGGATAATCCAAAAGTTACCAATTGCTAAATATTTGgctttcaatattatagCCTGGGGGATTGTCTTAAGTTGCCATGCGTTGGGAAAAAACTTTGCAATTTTGGTTGTTGTGAGAACCTTATTAGGGTTCTTTGAGTGCTGCTGTCAACCATGTTTTATTCTAATGTCTGCCATGTGGTATAAGAGATCCGAACAGGCTCTGATTATTGCCTTATGGTATATGATGAATGGTGGGCAGCAGATTGTTGGTGGTTTGCTATCATATTGCTTTTCGTTGATTGACGGAGCAGCATTAAGAAACTGggaaatattatttttgacTTACGGATGCATTACTGTGGTATGGGGGGTTTTTGTTTTATGGTGGACTCCAGATTCTCCAATGAAAGCTAAATGTTTCTCTGAAACggataaaaaattgatggTTGAAAGAGTCCGTTCGAACCAAACTGGAATCCAGAATAAAGAGTTCaaaaaatatcaacttTATGAAGCTTTGAGTGATCCTCAAACTTACtgttatttttttattcaatttttaacATCATTGCCAACCTCTGGACTAGGGGCATTTGCTAATATAATTATCTCGTCTTTTGGTTTTTCTGTCTTACAAACTCAATTATTAGCTATGGTATTAGGTGCttatttgattgttttattattatcatctgCATGGTTATCATCTAGATTTAACCAAAACATTCTTTTTATGATTTGCTATGTGGTGCCTTCGATTATTGGCACTGTTGTATTGATGACAGTAACATATACTGGAATGGATACAGACTCTTACGAATATAAACTTAGGCGAGGAGTATTGCTCTTCTGCTATTATTTAACATTGTCCTTTTGGGGTGTTGCCAACTTGGGACTTTCTTTGCTCTCAAGGAATATTGCTGGTCAAACTAAAAAGTCTTTCTGTACTGCTTTAAACTTTGTTGGGTGGGCTGTCGGTAATTGCGTTGGTCCCCAGGTTTTCAGAGACCAGGATTCACCAAGGTATTTGACTGCATTTGCAACTCACATGGGCTGTTATGCTGCTCTAATAATCTTATTACTATGTATGAGATTATGGTTgatgaaagaaaattttagaaaaGATAAACTCATCGAAAGAGGTGAAGCAGTTGCTGACAGCAAATTGAAGCATGCTTTTGAAGACTTAACAGATATGGAAAATGTTAACTTCCGTTATGCGTATTAA
- a CDS encoding DEHA2E00616p (similar to uniprot|Q7SH74 Neurospora crassa NCU02654 Hypothetical protein B16B8.040): MPAQLHDIEANHVDKLVNTLIQNLISIKDESGKFLMKIPDGRIIDTKGWITGWEWTHGIGLYGMWHYYELKNDPEILKHIENWFEVQMFGPEGTTSKNINTMAVFLPLSYIYERHGTKKYLPYLDAWGEWAMYDLQKTKCGGFQHTTYLTENYDQMWDDTLMMTIMPLAKIGLLLDRPYYVEEAKKQVLLHIKYLSDRKTGLWFHGYTFDGNHNFANALWARGNSWVTIVIPEFIELLELRPGDYLRDFLAETLEAQVSKLSEVQDEHSGLWHTLLDDPSSYLESSATAGFAYGILKGIRMRILDSKYKSVAIKAIKGVIGQIDEKGELLNTSFGTGMGDTLQFYKDISLTSMPYGQAMAIMALVEFSKLYL; this comes from the coding sequence ATGCCAGCTCAATTACATGATATTGAAGCCAATCACGTCGACAAATTGGTCAACACCTTGATTCAAAACTTGATCAGCATCAAAGATGAAAGTGGAAAatttttaatgaagattcCCGATGGACGTATTATAGATACAAAAGGATGGATCACAGGATGGGAATGGACGCATGGGATTGGTCTTTATGGAATGTGGCATTATTATGAGCTTAAAAATGATCCTGAGATTTTAAAGCACATAGAAAATTGGTTTGAAGTACAGATGTTTGGTCCAGAAGGTACTACATCGAAGAATATTAACACTATGGCAGTTTTTTTGCCCTTATCGTATATTTACGAAAGGCATGGAACTAAGAAATACTTGCCCTATTTAGATGCCTGGGGCGAATGGGCAATGTATGATCTACAAAAAACAAAATGTGGTGGGTTCCAGCATACAACATACCTTACAGAGAATTACGATCAGATGTGGGATGATACCTTGATGATGACCATAATGCCCCTTGCAAAAATAGGCTTATTATTAGATAGACCTTATTATGTCGAGGAAGCTAAAAAACAAGTTCTTCTCCATATTAAATACCTTTCTGACAGAAAAACAGGTTTGTGGTTTCATGGTTATACTTTTGATGGCAACCACAACTTTGCAAATGCTTTGTGGGCAAGGGGAAATTCCTGGGTCACTATCGTTATCCCTGAGTTTATCGAGCTATTAGAATTGAGACCAGGTGACTATTTAAGGGATTTCTTAGCTGAAACACTTGAAGCGCAAGTTTCCAAATTATCAGAGGTTCAAGACGAGCATTCTGGATTATGGCATACCTTATTGGATGATCCTTCATCTTATTTAGAATCCTCTGCAACAGCTGGTTTTGCCTATGGAATTTTAAAGGGAATCAGAATGAGAATTTTAGATTCTAAATATAAAAGCGTTGCCATAAAAGCAATTAAGGGGGTGATTGGACAGATAGATGAGAAAGGCGAGTTATTGAACACTTCATTTGGGACTGGTATGGGTGACACTTTACAATTCTACAAGGACATTTCTTTAACTTCAATGCCATATGGGCAAGCTATGGCAATTATGGCTTTGGTAGAATTTTCTAAACTCTATTTGTAA
- a CDS encoding DEHA2E00638p (weakly similar to uniprot|Q7S2U2 Neurospora crassa NCU09033 Hypothetical protein) → MHRLTNSPINKAQLQNQKFLPYDNNVKISRSCDYCKLKKVKCDQTKPNCNYCIKHNESCVYSKTRKPGIKPGYGQHVLDKLENIETTLRTESSTTRNEMNLFKQKISELEQKIVTLESKKDFTDTFGTQRIGSNKERLSNGNDSTDNESVRITNAPGKEGIADVKNANTFVDPRSFPTVEQTEKLIEIFFDKVHPIFPILYPVSTIPKLLASMTGSPEPQLYGVILCALRFANEMLQEEEIMKYYSYCKSKIISNFIGLGSIEELQAMSLLAFDLFGKSNNPETWSVISMISSGAIHLNLTKDNDYQYNSYGISKPCRSQGNKCFSIRNISTTHDPTAWSDKESRRNLFWEIYILDKLSSLSNSFPFKIPENEINCLLPARLDLWISGNREGSAGLINLVQDRKLAIVNDHIIASDIYDSNCFLIEVMHILGEVHSFMRQSLDVHNEEDVSAWQVKFNQLEQKVSTWRKTIPKSFIDLLDNNNCLFKNTFTVKDVLFHALYHTMIIRLNSTPGFPYFSSEYFPPSELARSKCLGSASHIVKLSRQFPLMFNNTGGDIYEMCGPQYAFAVWVSARLIFVNAVNTHVDIPPELDYLVGLLTKMGSRWEGSLRYANILKFLKDEALLAKKNGSSFYGRTKNLQANVDTYNDTDNDDLNEDVKDHSKNVRIISDMRLNAYSLDVLLYNKIEKFKQNENEAASESNENDFMDMFEWFKFPETNFGNNTNTLITSNMTP, encoded by the coding sequence ATGCATAGATTAACAAATTCACCAATAAATAAGGCGCAACTACAGAACCAAAAGTTTCTTCCTTACGATAATAATGTTAAGATTTCAAGGTCTTGTGACTACTGTAAATTAAAGAAAGTTAAATGCGATCAAACTAAACCAAATTGCAATTACTGCATCAAGCATAATGAATCATGTGTTTATAGTAAAACACGGAAGCCTGGTATAAAACCTGGTTATGGGCAACATGTTTTAGATAAGTTAGAAAATATAGAGACCACTCTACGTACAgaatcatcaacaacaagaaatgagatgaatttattcaaaCAAAAGATACTGGAGCTCGAGCAAAAGATCGTCACATTAGAGTCCAAGAAAGATTTTACCGATACATTTGGTACACAGAGAATTGGGTCAAATAAAGAGAGATTATCTAATGGAAATGATTCAACAGATAATGAATCCGTTCGAATTACAAATGCACCTGGCAAAGAAGGAATAGCCGATGTCAAAAACGCCAATACCTTCGTTGATCCAAGATCCTTTCCAACGGTAGAACAAACTGAAAAgctaattgaaatattctttgaCAAAGTACATCCtatatttccaattttatATCCCGTGTcaacaattccaaaactATTGGCGTCTATGACTGGGTCACCAGAGCCCCAATTATATGGTGTGATATTATGTGCATTGAGGTTCGCTAATGAAATGCTTCAGGAAGAGGAAATCATGAAATACTATAGTTACTGTAAATCcaaaattatatcaaatttcaTTGGTCTTGGTAGCATTGAGGAGTTACAAGCAATGTCTTTGCTTGCCTTTGATTTGTTTGGAAAATCTAATAATCCTGAAACATGGAGTGTAATATCTATGATATCTTCAGGAGCAATTCATCTTAACTTAACTAAAGATAACGACTATCAATATAATAGTTACGGCATATCAAAACCTTGTAGAAGTCAAGGAAATAAGTGTTTTTCTATAAGGAATATATCTACGACACATGATCCTACAGCTTGGCTGGACAAGgaatcaagaagaaatttattttgGGAAATTTACATTTTAGATAAATTGTCAAGTCTTTCTAACTCGTTCCCATTTAAAATTCCggaaaatgaaatcaattgtttATTACCAGCAAGGCTTGATTTGTGGATCTCAGGGAATAGGGAAGGAAGTGCGGGCCTAATTAATCTTGTTCAAGACAGAAAGCTTGCCATAGTAAACGATCATATTATAGCTAgtgatatttatgattCAAATTGCTTTCTAATTGAAGTAATGCATATTTTAGGAGAAGTTCATTCCTTTATGAGACAGTCTTTAGACGTTCATAACGAAGAAGATGTTTCTGCTTGGCAAGTCAAATTCAACCAATTGGAACAAAAAGTCAGTACTTGGAGAAaaacaattccaaaaagtTTTATAGACTTGttggataataataattgcTTATTCAAGAACACTTTCACTGTCAAAGATGTCTTGTTTCACGCCTTATATCATACCATGATAATTAGACTAAACTCAACACCAGGTTTTCCGTATTTTAGTTCTGAATACTTTCCTCCTTCTGAACTCGCAAGGTCTAAATGTTTGGGTTCTGCTAGTCATATAGTTAAATTGTCACGACAGTTTCCCCTAATGTTTAATAATACGGGTGGTGACATTTATGAAATGTGTGGCCCACAATATGCTTTTGCAGTTTGGGTAAGTGCAAGATTAATTTTTGTGAATGCCGTTAATACACATGTTGATATACCCCCAGAGCTCGATTATTTAGTAGGTTTATTAACGAAGATGGGTAGCAGATGGGAAGGATCGTTAAGGTATGcaaatatcttgaaattcttgaaggaTGAAGCACTATTGGCCAAAAAGAATGGTTCAAGTTTTTATGGCCGAACGAAGAACTTACAAGCGAATGTGGATACTTATAATGATActgataatgatgatttgaatgAGGACGTTAAAGATCACTCGAAAAACGTAAGGATTATATCAGATATGAGATTAAACGCCTATTCGTTGGATGTCCtactatataataaaatcgaaaaattcaaacaaaatgaaaatgaagcTGCGTCAGAGAGTAACgaaaatgattttatgGATATGTTCGAATGGTTTAAGTTTCCAGAAAcaaattttggaaataatactaatactTTGATAACTTCCAATATGACCCCTTAA
- a CDS encoding DEHA2E00660p (similar to uniprot|Q7RX51 Neurospora crassa NCU05037 Hypothetical protein): MTTGEDTTIPEGIYSPVPTFYKNDANYSLDIETQIKHAKMLYSNGINGLVVAGSMGEASHLTRDERSILFKSIREAIPDTNFKIIGGVPPLNIQDTVADIEAASNSRADYSIVLVPGYFGPSLTSQQGIIDYFVAVADKSPLPIIIYNYPGVSNNVDIKTETFEKLSLHPKIVGVKLTHFNLDKYTLLTGNTKLNKINNFRSFTGLGQVLVPSLSIGAFGAIDGLSGIFPKCMLRIFSLYKDKQYEKAAELQYLVTKVDQMIMDLNLVGVKHALNAVYGFGEVLTGRPPLNVKIDIDVWKKHESAFNDLLNVERAL; the protein is encoded by the coding sequence ATGACAACAGGCGAAGATACTACAATACCAGAAGGGATTTATTCTCCCGTACCTACTttttataaaaatgatgcaaattattcattagATATTGAGACACAAATAAAACATGCAAAGATGTTATATTCTAATGGAATAAATGGATTAGTAGTCGCAGGATCAATGGGAGAAGCTAGTCATTTAACTAGAGATGAGAGAAGCATCCTCTTTAAAAGCATTCGAGAAGCCATACCTGATACcaacttcaaaatcattggTGGGGTTCCACctttaaatattcaagacaCAGTTGCTGATATTGAGGCTGCATCGAATTCGCGTGCCGATTATTCTATAGTGCTAGTGCCCGGGTATTTTGGACCATCATTGACGAGTCAGCAAGgcattattgattatttcgTTGCTGTAGCAGATAAACTGCCTTTACCaattatcatttataattatCCAGGCGTAAGCAATAATGTGGATATTAAAACGGAAACATTCGAGAAGTTACTGCTCCATCCTAAAATAGTTGGAGTAAAGTTGACCCATTTCAATTTGGATAAATACACTTTATTGACAGGCAAtacaaaattgaataagatCAATAATTTCCGGTCTTTTACTGGTTTAGGACAGGTTCTCGTTCCGTCTTTGAGTATCGGGGCGTTTGGGGCCATTGACGGGTTATCAGGTATTTTTCCAAAATGTATGTTGAGAATCTTCAGTTTATACAAAGACAAGCAATATGAAAAGGCGGCTGAATTACAGTACTTGGTTACAAAGGTAGACCAAATGATTATGGACCTTAACTTAGTAGGGGTTAAACATGCTTTGAATGCTGTCTACGGATTTGGAGAAGTGCTCACTGGAAGGCCTCCGTTGAATGTCAAAATAGATATCGATGTTTGGAAGAAGCATGAAAGTGcttttaatgatttactCAATGTTGAAAGAGctttataa
- a CDS encoding DEHA2E00682p (no similarity) → MNYSEYACMFILSGFSKSKNNNGYDINVPGSKISKFTKWLCENRGVNGFLCGNEIVHSRFDYNNCNSKTQTYTRYTIIKRVYILMIFDVSGPMKLCDVFLKLQLQGSLFLTLY, encoded by the coding sequence ATGAACTACAGTGAATATGCATGCATGTTTATATTGTCTGGGTTTAGTAAGAGCAAGAACAACAACGGCTATGACATTAATGTTCCCGGGAGTAAAATATCTAAATTTACAAAGTGGTTATGTGAAAATAGGGGAGTAAACGGCTTCTTGTGCGGAAATGAAATAGTTCATTCAAGAtttgattataataattgtaaCAGTAAGACTCAAACCTATACTAGATATACAATCATAAAAAGAGTctatatattaatgatatttGATGTGAGTGGACCTATGAAGTTATGTGATGTATTTCTTAAGTTGCAACTTCAGGGAAGTTTATTTTTAACACTATATTAA
- a CDS encoding DEHA2E00704p (weakly similar to uniprot|Q12139 Saccharomyces cerevisiae YPR022C protein), with protein MTEAPQLSHLKNGNQNMPIFCDEPGCNKSFKRTDHLTRHKRNHVSKNLFTCTWSGCTKSFVRRDVWSKHMQRHVARQEKQKQDLQNGPIQFLEIYTPNSNFDEVARKRRKSSNISSISKNHDENHSSNDHQWVHIPNHKFQNEQIPLLANSKKSDISESSLSDRQKNTEVSCSSDEFQELNSQTNEENIDMEISRTANYRCSTNTDVNSATKNLTNSTVNNAKYSENTEGYSNIDNNKRPASMDFGNLICGPETNKDTPTELIHWMLNGHASYSEPFHKYLDYSPDSPLKNLLNISSPFPISNYQVDISDTTKSKLVEFIPSLSCNPDFNIRHIKECLGSYWNIFHVQYPILHKPSFSTLEAHPLLLLSMISMGASLRSRNNRFDCNSFKNIHKLADEIAEPLRWLIFSTSELTAHITPWVIQSLLIVECYENSCSNRRLHQRAYLHHGLKIQLLRRSPLLGGNSSRNTNSDDGLTDEVDAWKKWIDIESLKRCAFMAFLIDAIHATIYGHETILFTHQIKLSLPCDEILWEMTDFKSNYLPPRTETPKFLNALSKSLHKEKFETGAFNKRILFAGLLTTMFGMEQRDIQIKEFEWESVKSSWKETIFGAIEFWFEDMCHGSCCNITTGYYVPSDFETLPASLKVDDTTCKLAMYHLSQAFLRVQQYDCIIYAGAPSRMNVRTNYSDYEIVKKRIHEWANSYNGRISVVHAYLFISEMLLSSNESRENILLSYDPNEDPILYRPNVVASLLFVIWCYNYCLEGPESNTYPNPNQTTSTLTLNSQKTGSNFDMATKLSTKYLPEKVNGYRYISRINASFKSCSIGPVKSTFVDIYAKALDQVMEKNCTVGLLRLFKDKYENCNSQICQEYGKLLENCIQRSLGKTDVICDNMYENSS; from the coding sequence ATGACTGAAGCCCCACAATTATCTCATCTAAAGAACGGGAATCAAAACATGCCAATATTTTGCGATGAACCAGGTTGTAATAAGTCATTTAAGAGAACAGATCATCTTACCAGACATAAACGAAATCATGTATCTAAAAATTTGTTCACTTGTACATGGTCTGGGTGTACTAAATCTTTTGTTAGGAGAGATGTATGGTCTAAGCATATGCAACGTCATGTTGCTAGACAAGAAAAACAGAAGCAGGATCTTCAAAATGGCCCAATACAATTTTTAGAGATCTATACGCctaattctaattttgaTGAAGTAGCtaggaaaagaagaaagtcctctaatatttcatcaatttccaAGAACCATGACGAAAACCACTCACTGAACGATCATCAATGGGTACATATTCCAAATCATAAATTCCAAAATGAGCAAATACCTTTGTTGGCTAACTCAAAGAAATCGGATATAAGTGAATCTTCTCTACTGGATAGACAAAAAAACACAGAAGTTTCATGCTCCAGTGATGAATTTCAGGAGTTAAATTCTCAAACGAATGaggaaaatattgatatggAGATAAGTCGAACCGCTAATTATCGTTGTAGCACTAACACGGATGTCAATTCAGCGACTAAAAATTTGACAAATAGTACCGTAAATAATGCCAAATATTCTGAAAATACTGAAGGATATCTGAATAttgacaataataaaagaCCTGCTTCTATGGATTTTGGTAATTTGATTTGTGGACCAGAGACAAATAAAGATACTCCTACAGAATTAATACATTGGATGTTGAATGGGCATGCACTGTACTCAGAACCATTCCACAAATATTTAGATTATTCGCCAGATTCTCCATTAAAGAACTTGTTAAATATTTCCTCGCCCTTCCCAATCTCAAATTATCAAGTTGATATATCGGATACTACAAAATCAAAGTTGGTTGAATTCATTCCTTCGCTTCTGTGTAATCCAGATTTCAATATAAGACATATTAAAGAATGCTTAGGATCGtattggaatatatttcatGTCCAATACCCAATTTTGCATAAGCCATCTTTTTCCACCTTAGAAGCTCATCCACTATTGTTGTTAAGCATGATTTCAATGGGAGCCTCTCTTCGTTCCCGTAATAACAGATTTGATTGtaattcttttaaaaatataCATAAGTTAGCAGATGAAATTGCTGAACCTTTGAGATGGCTTATTTTCTCAACTAGTGAATTGACAGCACACATTACACCATGGGTTATTCAAAGTTTGTTGATCGTAGAGTGCTATGAAAATTCATGTTCTAACAGAAGGTTACATCAGCGTGCTTACTTACATCATGGTCTAAAGATTCAATTGTTAAGACGGAGTCCTTTACTTGGTGGAAATTCTCTGAGAAATACTAATAGCGATGATGGCTTAACTGATGAGGTCGATGCCTGGAAAAAGTGGATTGACATAGAATCGTTGAAGCGATGTGCATTTATGGCCTTCTTAATCGATGCCATTCATGCAACTATTTATGGACATGAGACAATTCTCTTCACAcatcaaataaaattatcacTTCCTTGTGACGAAATACTATGGGAAATGACAGATTTTAAAAGCAATTATTTGCCGCCAAGGACAGAGACGCCTAAGTTTTTGAATGCGTTATCAAAGCTGCTTCATAaggaaaaatttgaaactGGAGCGTTTAATAAAAGGATTCTCTTTGCCGGACTTTTAACCACTATGTTTGGAATGGAGCAAAGggatattcaaatcaaagAGTTTGAATGGGAATCCGTTAAGTCTTCATGGAAGGAAACAATATTTGGTGCAATAGAGTTTTGGTTTGAAGATATGTGCCACGGAAGTTGTTGCAATATAACGACTGGATACTATGTACCTTCGGATTTTGAAACGCTACCTGCTTCTTTGAAAGTAGACGATACAACTTGCAAGCTAGCGATGTATCACCTTTCTCAAGCTTTTCTACGAGTTCAGCAATATGATTGTATCATATATGCTGGAGCCCCTAGTAGAATGAATGTTAGAACTAATTACAGTGATTATGAAATTGTGAAGAAAAGGATTCATGAGTGGGCAAATTCTTATAATGGAAGAATATCAGTTGTTCATGcctatttatttatttctgaGATGTTATTGAGTCTGAATGAATCTAGAGAAAATATTCTATTGTCATATGATCCCAATGAAGACCCAATTCTATATAGGCCAAATGTTGTTGcttcattattgtttgTAATATGGTGCTACAATTATTGTTTAGAAGGACCCGAATCCAATACCTATCCAAATCCTAACCAAACCACTTCCACTTTGACTTTGAATAGTCAAAAAACAGGTCTGAATTTTGATATGGCTACAAAACTATCTACCAAGTACCTACCGGAGAAAGTAAACGGTTATCGCTATATAAGCCGTATTAATGCATCATTTAAACTGTGTTCTATTGGTCCAGTTAAGCTGAcatttgttgatatttatgCGAAAGCTTTAGATCAAGTCATGGAAAAAAATTGCACTGTTGGTTTATTAAGACTTTTTAAAGACAAATACGAAAATTGCAATTCTCAAATTTGTCAAGAGTATGGTAAGCTTTTAGAAAATTGTATCCAAAGGAGTTTAGGTAAAACAGATGTTATCTGTGATAATATGTATGAAAATTCTTCCTAG
- a CDS encoding DEHA2E00726p (similar to uniprot|Q871C4 Neurospora crassa B8G12 Related to hexose transporter protein) has protein sequence MKIVIIRDIMDTRLNMSDKDISLENSRNDSVKTPKNVYTLADVTPKFEKIWFKYPWLLQLNIFLLGGILAQVTSGYDGSMMNNLQTLPSWRNYFDQPTGSILSTMANGVTIGTLISIPFTWFVCDYFGRRITIMFGCIVVIIGAAIQGGAVNFGMFTAARVLLGIGSCFASAAASPLLAETSYPSQRPVVTALLLASWPFGSFVASVVTWGPYHSSMKYNNWSWRIPSILQCAFPAIELLLAFFGPESPRWLIDKGRSDEAEAFFIKYHAGGDSSSPLVSYEMAEIKAIIEQEKVQKKSKWSEWFRTKQRLRRLFIVLAVPAMAQLCGNALISYYLQIVLTNIGITETNDQLKINIGMTVYGLVWSVGCATFVDKFKRKHTFIGGYILMCITYVVWTILSAINQQGDFENKGLGRGVVAMIYLFSGFYHIVSPVSMTFVMEVCPFHLRAQGATLYQLSGNVIGFFNNYVNNIAMQAITWRYYIVWCIWLVVQMNIVYWIFPETKGLGLEEVAQVFGEDVTAGYKAGDHALEYGIEEVNKDDVSVEHIEEKVDKN, from the coding sequence ATGAAGATAGTGATAATAAGGGACATTATGGATACTAGATTGAATATGAGTGATAAGGATATTTCTCTAGAAAACTCGAGGAATGATTCGGTGAAGACACCTAAAAATGTTTATACTCTAGCAGATGTTACACCCaagtttgaaaaaatatggTTTAAATATCCTTGGTTGttacaattgaatatttttcttttagGAGGTATTTTGGCTCAGGTTACTTCTGGATATGATGGTAGTATGATGAACAATTTGCAGACGCTTCCAAGTTGGAGAAATTACTTTGATCAACCAACGGGAAGCATTTTAAGTACTATGGCTAATGGTGTTACAATTGGTACCTTAATTTCGATTCCATTTACTTGGTTTGTATGTGATTATTTTGGTAGACGGATAACGATTATGTTCGGCTGTATTGTTGTCATTATAGGTGCAGCAATTCAAGGTGGTGCGGTGAATTTTGGAATGTTCACGGCCGCGAGAGTGCTACTTGGTATTGGTTCATGTTTTGCATCAGCAGCTGCTTCACCCTTGTTGGCTGAGACATCGTATCCATCTCAGAGGCCTGTCGTGACAGCGTTGTTGTTAGCATCATGGCCATTTGGATCTTTTGTTGCTTCTGTAGTTACTTGGGGCCCTTATCATTCAAGCATGaagtataataattggTCCTGGAGAATACCCTCTATTTTGCAATGTGCTTTCCCtgcaattgaattattactTGCTTTTTTTGGTCCAGAATCACCGAGATGGTTGATCGACAAAGGCAGAAGTGATGAAGCTGAAGCtttttttataaaatatcatGCTGGAGGCGATTCGAGTAGTCCGTTAGTGAGTTATGAAATGGCCGAAATAAAAGCTATTATCGAACAAGAAAAGGTCCAAAAAAAGAGCAAATGGAGTGAATGGTTCAGGACAAAACAACGTCTCCGTAGGTTGTTTATTGTTTTGGCAGTCCCAGCAATGGCACAACTATGTGGAAATGCACTTATTTCATATTACTTGCAAATAGTTTTGACCAATATTGGTATCACTGAAACAAATGACCaacttaaaattaatattggaATGACAGTCTACGGTTTAGTATGGTCTGTTGGTTGCGCAACATTTGTCGACAAGTTCAAACGTAAGCATACTTTTATTGGAGGCTATATCCTAATGTGTATTACATATGTTGTTTGGACTATATTATCTGCAATTAATCAACAGGGTGATTTCGAAAATAAGGGTCTAGGAAGAGGTGTCGTTGCTATGATTTATCTTTTCCTGGGGTTTTATCATATTGTATCTCCTGTATCTATGACTTTCGTTATGGAAGTTTGCCCTTTCCATTTGAGAGCACAAGGAGCTACTCTCTATCAACTTTCTGGAAATGTAATTGgtttctttaataattatgtGAACAACATTGCGATGCAGGCTATAACTTGGAGATACTATATTGTATGGTGTATCTGGCTAGTGGTGCAAATGAACATCGTATACTGGATATTCCCAGAAACTAAAGGTTTGGGTTTAGAAGAAGTTGCCCAAGTATTCGGAGAGGATGTAACCGCCGGCTACAAGGCTGGTGATCATGCACTTGAATACGGAATTGAGGAGGTAAACAAAGATGATGTGTCTGTTGAACACATTGAAGAGAAAGTAGATAAAAACTAA